The Mangrovimonas cancribranchiae nucleotide sequence CCTCAGGTGCTTATCCGTTAACTGGAACCTGGGATTGGATTTGCTTATCACCAAAAAAATAAAACTTCCAACGGATGAAGTTTATGCAAAAGCCAATGAGCTAAAGGTAATTGTTTACAATAAAGATGATTTTAGATTTGCTGAGGAACAAGCGGCCAAAGTTAATAACGATTGTATTTTGTACTTGCAACCAGAATGGAGTAAACGAGATAAAATGATGCCACAAATAGTAGATTATGTTATGAAACATCCTAAATGGAAAGTGTCGTTACAAACTCATAAATACTTAAACATACCTTAATAAAAAAGCCTCTTCGACAGAGGCTTTTTTATTTATAATCTATTCCGAAATAGGAACGGCTACACGGAATGTTCCCCAGCCTAAATGCATAGTGCCGTTGCCATCAAAGGCAATGGAGAAAGGTTCCAAATAATCTTCGCCTTTGGTCACGGGAACGGTTGCACGAGCAACATCGTTGTCTTTGTTGTAGCTATACGCACCCCAAACATCTACGTCGGTATTGATGATGATTGTCCATTCTTTTTCTCCAGGAATGGTAAACAGCGAATAGGTTCCTGCTTCTACTTTTTTATCGCCAAAAGTAACATCTTTAAAAAACGTGATTTCTGTAGCTTCGTTAGCGCCAGTACGCCATACCTCGCCATTTGGCGTAAGAGACTGAACCGTTCTGCCTTTAAGTTGTGGTCTACTGTATATGACCTTGACAACTTTTTTGGAAACTCTATGGCTGCTTGGGTGAGCGGCTGCATCCATTGGACTTGCATCCAAATCCTTGAAGTTTTGTGCCGTTAAGGAAAAGGATGTTAGAAATACAAGTGTTAAAATGGAGCCTAAAAATGTTTTTGTTGATTTCATGTTTTAAGATTTGATTTTTGAAATGTTTGTTGAGTTATAATTATTTTTTAATGAATTTTAAAGACTGCCTTTGAAAATTATTGTGAACATCTACAAAATACATACCAGACGATAAGTTTTTGACGTCAAATTTGTAGGTTTTTGAGGTTCCTGCTAAAATATTGGTGTCTCTGTTTAGTTGTTTTATGTATCGTCCATTAACATCGTAAAGTTCAATTAAAATATTGTCGTTATCAGAAAATTCAATGGTAAGGTTTAAATATGATACTACAGGATTTTCGTTAAGTTTTATGTTGAGTTTTTTTGAATCCTCGAAAGTGTGATTATTTGTATTAAGGGTTTCTTCGGTAAATTTATAAATGGTGGTTCCAGCTGCATAA carries:
- a CDS encoding DUF2911 domain-containing protein; amino-acid sequence: MKSTKTFLGSILTLVFLTSFSLTAQNFKDLDASPMDAAAHPSSHRVSKKVVKVIYSRPQLKGRTVQSLTPNGEVWRTGANEATEITFFKDVTFGDKKVEAGTYSLFTIPGEKEWTIIINTDVDVWGAYSYNKDNDVARATVPVTKGEDYLEPFSIAFDGNGTMHLGWGTFRVAVPISE